From a region of the Patescibacteria group bacterium genome:
- a CDS encoding MerR family transcriptional regulator has product MENFISAGKLAKLANTTKRTIQFYDQKEILKPAIVAHNGYRYYRENQVLEYQMILLLTTLGITLKEIKQYLSEQGDLTSLFNNKKQPIQYQIRQLQFNLNSIENFIENLKKNGTMVNPLIKQMKPFGVYFIEKTGPYSKIDIYCKELIKMFSNKANELTTLAIFEEQEYKPLKSKIKIGVLAKRGVVIKQEHKKEIKHMVFKPGKVITYMHNGSSKLLSLFWKELEKYCQLHKIKVRTDVPDFEIYHQVSPDPSKQFFEIFLPIK; this is encoded by the coding sequence ATGGAAAACTTCATCAGTGCCGGAAAATTGGCAAAACTTGCCAACACCACAAAAAGGACTATCCAGTTTTATGATCAAAAAGAGATTTTGAAACCTGCGATAGTTGCGCACAACGGCTATCGCTACTACCGGGAGAATCAAGTTCTGGAATATCAGATGATTTTATTATTAACAACCCTAGGAATCACTCTCAAAGAAATAAAACAATATTTGTCTGAACAAGGAGACTTAACTTCTTTATTTAATAACAAAAAACAACCTATCCAATATCAAATTAGGCAACTCCAATTTAATTTAAACAGTATTGAAAACTTTATTGAAAATTTGAAAAAGAATGGCACCATGGTAAATCCTCTAATAAAGCAGATGAAACCTTTTGGCGTTTATTTTATTGAAAAAACAGGGCCATATTCAAAGATAGATATCTATTGCAAAGAATTAATAAAAATGTTTTCAAATAAAGCAAACGAACTAACAACCTTAGCCATATTTGAAGAACAAGAATATAAACCCCTAAAAAGCAAGATAAAAATTGGAGTTCTGGCTAAAAGGGGGGTTGTAATTAAACAAGAACACAAAAAAGAAATAAAACATATGGTATTCAAACCCGGAAAAGTCATCACTTATATGCACAATGGATCAAGTAAACTGTTATCATTGTTCTGGAAAGAATTGGAAAAATATTGTCAGCTCCATAAAATAAAAGTGCGAACAGACGTCCCAGATTTCGAAATCTATCATCAAGTAAGTCCTGACCCCAGCAAACAGTTTTTTGAGATATTTTTACCAATAAAATAA